A window of Candidatus Gastranaerophilales bacterium contains these coding sequences:
- a CDS encoding DUF1957 domain-containing protein, with product MSVGSFVFMLHSHLPYYRKAGMWPFGEENLYECMCETYVPLLNAISELYEEDGIKAKLTVGITPILGEQLNDEHLKNGFVEYLDSRITAVAKDLDRYPDPEVAHSQHLKYLAKYYFDWFNHIKDSFVNKYNKDLIGAFKKYQDLGCIEITTSGATHGFSPLLATDSNLNAQFKVGSDTTKKLFGKKAKGCWLPECAYRQGYEYSGKDGEKKWRPAIEVTLQNNDIDYFFTESHVIEGGNSIGNRRVIGVYGNIEYIPLPEREATGYDTYSAYWLPDAQVAVMGRNDRAGFQVWSAADGYPGDGCYREFHKKDDKSGMNYWRITSPTTDLGDKMLYDPVLAMNQVNLNSDHYTTLIYHMLNDYKLAKNKEGLIMVSFDTELYGHWWFEGVEFIKQVIKKFHSYLPEVERLTASEYLEKHPPVEAIQIPESSWGAGGHFYVWMNHLTEWMWPIINGCEKHINDIAAKYENIPEDKLLHRALNQLARENLLLQSSDWPFLITTWQAKDYATDRFNEHVERFELIAGMIESGNIDDAKLQEIESIDNCFADIDYRVYLPIAEGVIPQQEGKLAPLYTD from the coding sequence ATGTCAGTCGGTTCATTCGTATTTATGTTACATAGTCATTTACCTTATTATAGAAAAGCAGGTATGTGGCCTTTCGGTGAAGAAAATTTATATGAATGTATGTGTGAAACATACGTTCCGCTTTTAAATGCAATTTCTGAACTTTATGAAGAAGATGGTATTAAAGCTAAACTTACAGTCGGTATTACACCTATTTTGGGTGAACAATTAAATGATGAACATTTGAAAAATGGGTTCGTTGAATATTTGGATTCTCGTATTACTGCTGTTGCTAAAGATTTGGACAGATATCCTGATCCGGAAGTGGCTCATTCGCAACATTTAAAATACTTGGCTAAATATTATTTCGATTGGTTTAACCATATTAAAGATTCTTTTGTTAATAAATATAACAAAGATTTAATTGGTGCATTCAAAAAGTATCAAGATTTAGGCTGTATCGAAATTACTACCTCCGGGGCTACTCACGGTTTCTCTCCGTTGTTGGCTACTGATTCCAACTTGAATGCTCAATTCAAAGTAGGGTCTGATACTACAAAAAAATTGTTCGGCAAAAAAGCTAAAGGCTGCTGGCTTCCTGAATGTGCTTACCGTCAAGGTTATGAATATTCCGGTAAAGACGGCGAAAAAAAATGGAGACCTGCTATTGAAGTTACTCTCCAAAATAATGATATCGATTACTTCTTTACTGAATCTCACGTTATCGAAGGCGGTAACTCTATCGGCAACAGACGTGTAATCGGTGTATATGGCAATATTGAATATATCCCTCTTCCTGAAAGAGAAGCGACCGGCTACGACACTTATTCAGCTTATTGGCTTCCTGATGCTCAAGTTGCTGTTATGGGTAGAAATGATAGAGCTGGATTCCAAGTATGGTCTGCTGCTGACGGATACCCCGGTGACGGTTGCTACCGTGAATTCCATAAAAAAGATGATAAATCAGGCATGAACTACTGGAGGATTACTTCCCCAACTACTGATTTGGGTGACAAAATGCTTTATGACCCAGTTTTGGCTATGAATCAAGTAAACTTGAACTCTGACCACTATACAACTTTGATTTATCATATGCTTAACGACTACAAACTTGCTAAAAACAAAGAAGGTTTGATTATGGTATCATTCGATACTGAGCTTTATGGTCACTGGTGGTTTGAAGGTGTTGAATTTATTAAACAAGTTATTAAAAAATTCCACTCTTATCTTCCTGAAGTTGAAAGACTTACTGCTAGTGAATATTTAGAAAAACATCCTCCTGTTGAAGCTATTCAAATTCCTGAAAGCTCTTGGGGTGCCGGTGGTCACTTCTATGTATGGATGAACCACTTGACTGAATGGATGTGGCCTATTATCAATGGTTGTGAAAAACATATTAATGATATCGCCGCTAAATATGAAAATATTCCTGAAGATAAGCTTCTTCATAGAGCTTTGAATCAGCTCGCAAGAGAAAATCTTCTTTTGCAAAGTTCAGATTGGCCTTTCTTGATTACTACTTGGCAGGCTAAAGATTATGCTACTGATAGATTTAATGAACACGTTGAAAGATTTGAACTTATCGCTGGTATGATTGAATCTGGTAATATTGATGATGCTAAGCTTCAAGAAATTGAATCAATTGATAATTGCTTTGCTGATATCGATTACAGAGTTTATTTGCCTATCGCAGAGGGCGTAATTCCTCAACAAGAAGGTAAATTGGCTCCGCTTTATACAGATTAG